The Pongo abelii isolate AG06213 chromosome 11, NHGRI_mPonAbe1-v2.0_pri, whole genome shotgun sequence genome includes a window with the following:
- the PTPN18 gene encoding tyrosine-protein phosphatase non-receptor type 18 isoform X18, whose product MSRSLDSAQSFLERLEARGGREGAVLAGEFSDIQARSAAWKADGVCSTEAGSRPENVRKNRYKDVLPYDQTRVILSLLREEGHSDYINGSFIRGVDGSLAYIATQGPLPHTLLDFWRLVWEFGVKVILMACREIENGRKRCERYWAQEQEPLQTGLFCITLIKEKWLNEDIMLRTLKVTFQKESRSVYQLQYMSWPDRGVPSSPDHMLAMVEEARRLQGSGPEPLCVHCSAGCGRTGVLCTVDYVRQLLLTQVIPPDFSLFDVVLEMRKQRPAAVQTEKQYRFLYHTVAQMFCSMLQNASPHYQNIKENCAPLYDDALFLRTPQALLAIPRPPGGVLRSISVPGSPGHAMADTYAVVQKRGAPVGAGRGTETGTGARSAEEAPLYSQVTPRAQRPGAHAEDVRGTLPCRIPADQSPAGSSAYEDVVGGAQTGGLGFNLRIGRPKGPRDPPAEWTRV is encoded by the exons ATGAGCCGCAGCCTGGACTCGGCGCAGAGCTTCCTGGAGCGGCTGGAAGCGCGGGGCGGCCGGGAGGGGGCAGTTCTCGCCGGCGAGTTCAGC GACATCCAGGCCCGCTCGGCCGCCTGGAAGGCTGACGGCGTGTGTTCCACCGAGGCCGGCAGTCGGCCAGAGAACGTGAGGAAGAACCGCTACAAAGACGTGTTGCCAT ATGATCAGACGCGAGTAATCCTCTCCCTGCTCCGGGAAGAGGGACACAGCGACTACATTAATGGCAGCTTCATCCGG GGCGTGGATGGAAGCCTGGCCTACATTGCCACGCAAGGACCCTTGCCTCACACCCTGCTAGACTTCTGGAGACTGGTTTGGGAGTTTGGGGTCAAG GTGATCCTGATGGCCTGTCGAGAGATAGAGAATGGGCGG AAAAGGTGTGAGCGGTACTGGGCCCAGGAGCAGGAGCCACTGCAGACCGGGCTTTTCTGCATCACTCTG ATAAAGGAGAAGTGGCTGAATGAGGACATCATGCTCAGGACCCTCAAGGTCACATTCCAGAAG gAGTCCCGTTCTGTGTACCAGCTACAGTATATGTCCTGGCCAGACCGTGGGGTCCCCAGCAGTCCTGACCACATGCTTGCCATGGTGGAGGAAGCCCGTCGCCTCCAGGGATCTGGCCCTGAACCCCTCTGTGTCCACTGCAG TGCGGGCTGTGGGCGAACAGGCGTCCTGTGCACCGTGGATTATGTGAGGCAGCTGCTCCTGACCCAG GTGATCCCACCTGACTTCAGTCTCTTTGATGTGGTCCTTGAGATGAGGAAGCAGCGGCCTGCGGCCGTGCAGACAGAG AAGCAGTACAGGTTCCTGTACCACACGGTGGCTCAGATGTTCTGCTCCATGCTCCAGAATGCCAGCCCCCACTACCAGAACATCAAAGAG AATTGTGCCCCACTCTACGACGATGCCCTCTTCCTCCGGACTCCCCAGGCACTTCTCGCCATACCCCGCCCACCAGGAGGGGTCCTCAG GAGTATCTCTGTGCCCGGGTCCCCGGGCCACGCCATGGCTGACACCTACGCGGTGGTGCAGAAGCGCGGGGCTCCAGTGGGCGCCGGGCGTGGGACGGAGACGGGGACGGGGGCGCGCAGCGCGGAGGAGGCGCCGCTCTACAGCCAGGTGACGCCGCGCGCCCAGCGGCCCGGGGCACACGCGGAGGACGTGCGGGGGACGCTGCCTTGCCGCA TTCCTGCTGACCAAAGTCCTGCCGGATCTAGCGCCTACGAGGACGTGGTGGGTGGAGCTCAGACCGGTGGGCTAG GTTTCAACCTGCGcattgggaggccgaaggggccCCGGGACCCGCCTGCTGAGTGGACCCGGGTGTAA
- the PTPN18 gene encoding tyrosine-protein phosphatase non-receptor type 18 isoform X17 has product MSRSLDSAQSFLERLEARGGREGAVLAGEFSDIQARSAAWKADGVCSTEAGSRPENVRKNRYKDVLPYDQTRVILSLLREEGHSDYINGSFIRGVDGSLAYIATQGPLPHTLLDFWRLVWEFGVKVILMACREIENGRKRCERYWAQEQEPLQTGLFCITLIKEKWLNEDIMLRTLKVTFQKESRSVYQLQYMSWPDRGVPSSPDHMLAMVEEARRLQGSGPEPLCVHCSAGCGRTGVLCTVDYVRQLLLTQVIPPDFSLFDVVLEMRKQRPAAVQTEKQYRFLYHTVAQMFCSMLQNASPHYQNIKENCAPLYDDALFLRTPQALLAIPRPPGGVLRSISVPGSPGHAMADTYAVVQKRGAPVGAGRGTETGTGARSAEEAPLYSQVTPRAQRPGAHAEDVRGTLPCRIPADQSPAGSSAYEDVVGGAQTGGLGFNLRIGRPKGPRDPPAEWTRVSLDL; this is encoded by the exons ATGAGCCGCAGCCTGGACTCGGCGCAGAGCTTCCTGGAGCGGCTGGAAGCGCGGGGCGGCCGGGAGGGGGCAGTTCTCGCCGGCGAGTTCAGC GACATCCAGGCCCGCTCGGCCGCCTGGAAGGCTGACGGCGTGTGTTCCACCGAGGCCGGCAGTCGGCCAGAGAACGTGAGGAAGAACCGCTACAAAGACGTGTTGCCAT ATGATCAGACGCGAGTAATCCTCTCCCTGCTCCGGGAAGAGGGACACAGCGACTACATTAATGGCAGCTTCATCCGG GGCGTGGATGGAAGCCTGGCCTACATTGCCACGCAAGGACCCTTGCCTCACACCCTGCTAGACTTCTGGAGACTGGTTTGGGAGTTTGGGGTCAAG GTGATCCTGATGGCCTGTCGAGAGATAGAGAATGGGCGG AAAAGGTGTGAGCGGTACTGGGCCCAGGAGCAGGAGCCACTGCAGACCGGGCTTTTCTGCATCACTCTG ATAAAGGAGAAGTGGCTGAATGAGGACATCATGCTCAGGACCCTCAAGGTCACATTCCAGAAG gAGTCCCGTTCTGTGTACCAGCTACAGTATATGTCCTGGCCAGACCGTGGGGTCCCCAGCAGTCCTGACCACATGCTTGCCATGGTGGAGGAAGCCCGTCGCCTCCAGGGATCTGGCCCTGAACCCCTCTGTGTCCACTGCAG TGCGGGCTGTGGGCGAACAGGCGTCCTGTGCACCGTGGATTATGTGAGGCAGCTGCTCCTGACCCAG GTGATCCCACCTGACTTCAGTCTCTTTGATGTGGTCCTTGAGATGAGGAAGCAGCGGCCTGCGGCCGTGCAGACAGAG AAGCAGTACAGGTTCCTGTACCACACGGTGGCTCAGATGTTCTGCTCCATGCTCCAGAATGCCAGCCCCCACTACCAGAACATCAAAGAG AATTGTGCCCCACTCTACGACGATGCCCTCTTCCTCCGGACTCCCCAGGCACTTCTCGCCATACCCCGCCCACCAGGAGGGGTCCTCAG GAGTATCTCTGTGCCCGGGTCCCCGGGCCACGCCATGGCTGACACCTACGCGGTGGTGCAGAAGCGCGGGGCTCCAGTGGGCGCCGGGCGTGGGACGGAGACGGGGACGGGGGCGCGCAGCGCGGAGGAGGCGCCGCTCTACAGCCAGGTGACGCCGCGCGCCCAGCGGCCCGGGGCACACGCGGAGGACGTGCGGGGGACGCTGCCTTGCCGCA TTCCTGCTGACCAAAGTCCTGCCGGATCTAGCGCCTACGAGGACGTGGTGGGTGGAGCTCAGACCGGTGGGCTAG GTTTCAACCTGCGcattgggaggccgaaggggccCCGGGACCCGCCTGCTGAGTGGACCCGGGT GTCTCTGGACCTCTGA
- the PTPN18 gene encoding tyrosine-protein phosphatase non-receptor type 18 isoform X2 → MSRSLDSAQSFLERLEARGGREGAVLAGEFSDIQARSAAWKADGVCSTEAGSRPENVRKNRYKDVLPYDQTRVILSLLREEGHSDYINGSFIRVRVGVTEGGGLGVARGEQQNLSSEFGLHQGVDGSLAYIATQGPLPHTLLDFWRLVWEFGVKVILMACREIENGRKRCERYWAQEQEPLQTGLFCITLIKEKWLNEDIMLRTLKVTFQKESRSVYQLQYMSWPDRGVPSSPDHMLAMVEEARRLQGSGPEPLCVHCSAGCGRTGVLCTVDYVRQLLLTQVIPPDFSLFDVVLEMRKQRPAAVQTEKQYRFLYHTVAQMFCSMLQNASPHYQNIKEVQRPLSHSPVHHQHPQRPGPRARSSPRDYWEQALTMTSTCALLQASLSGSPVLSFLPEPRERPGQLPPSGASPPVFLQNCAPLYDDALFLRTPQALLAIPRPPGGVLRSISVPGSPGHAMADTYAVVQKRGAPVGAGRGTETGTGARSAEEAPLYSQVTPRAQRPGAHAEDVRGTLPCRIPADQSPAGSSAYEDVVGGAQTGGLGFNLRIGRPKGPRDPPAEWTRVERRGRRRDGEKKVIGDGGRDGDEASANQGMPKIASKPPGARREAWLILPHRQRREPPC, encoded by the exons ATGAGCCGCAGCCTGGACTCGGCGCAGAGCTTCCTGGAGCGGCTGGAAGCGCGGGGCGGCCGGGAGGGGGCAGTTCTCGCCGGCGAGTTCAGC GACATCCAGGCCCGCTCGGCCGCCTGGAAGGCTGACGGCGTGTGTTCCACCGAGGCCGGCAGTCGGCCAGAGAACGTGAGGAAGAACCGCTACAAAGACGTGTTGCCAT ATGATCAGACGCGAGTAATCCTCTCCCTGCTCCGGGAAGAGGGACACAGCGACTACATTAATGGCAGCTTCATCCGGGTGAGGGTTGGGGTCACGGAAGGAGGTGGACTGGGAGTGGCCAGGGGTGAGCAGCAGAATCTCAGTAGTGAATTCGGCCTTCACCAGGGCGTGGATGGAAGCCTGGCCTACATTGCCACGCAAGGACCCTTGCCTCACACCCTGCTAGACTTCTGGAGACTGGTTTGGGAGTTTGGGGTCAAG GTGATCCTGATGGCCTGTCGAGAGATAGAGAATGGGCGG AAAAGGTGTGAGCGGTACTGGGCCCAGGAGCAGGAGCCACTGCAGACCGGGCTTTTCTGCATCACTCTG ATAAAGGAGAAGTGGCTGAATGAGGACATCATGCTCAGGACCCTCAAGGTCACATTCCAGAAG gAGTCCCGTTCTGTGTACCAGCTACAGTATATGTCCTGGCCAGACCGTGGGGTCCCCAGCAGTCCTGACCACATGCTTGCCATGGTGGAGGAAGCCCGTCGCCTCCAGGGATCTGGCCCTGAACCCCTCTGTGTCCACTGCAG TGCGGGCTGTGGGCGAACAGGCGTCCTGTGCACCGTGGATTATGTGAGGCAGCTGCTCCTGACCCAG GTGATCCCACCTGACTTCAGTCTCTTTGATGTGGTCCTTGAGATGAGGAAGCAGCGGCCTGCGGCCGTGCAGACAGAG AAGCAGTACAGGTTCCTGTACCACACGGTGGCTCAGATGTTCTGCTCCATGCTCCAGAATGCCAGCCCCCACTACCAGAACATCAAAGAGGTACAGAGGCCCCTTTCCCACTCTCCTGTCCACCATCAGCACCCTCAGAGACCAGGACCCCGAGCACGGTCCAGCCCCCGGGACTACTGGGAGCAGGCACTGACTATGACATCCACCTGTGCCCTCCTCCAGGCATCCTTATCGGGCTCTCCCGTCTTGAGCTTTCTCCCAGAGCCCCGTGAGAGGCCTGGCCAGCTTCCTCCCTCAGGAGCCTCCCCTCCTGTTTTTCTTCAGAATTGTGCCCCACTCTACGACGATGCCCTCTTCCTCCGGACTCCCCAGGCACTTCTCGCCATACCCCGCCCACCAGGAGGGGTCCTCAG GAGTATCTCTGTGCCCGGGTCCCCGGGCCACGCCATGGCTGACACCTACGCGGTGGTGCAGAAGCGCGGGGCTCCAGTGGGCGCCGGGCGTGGGACGGAGACGGGGACGGGGGCGCGCAGCGCGGAGGAGGCGCCGCTCTACAGCCAGGTGACGCCGCGCGCCCAGCGGCCCGGGGCACACGCGGAGGACGTGCGGGGGACGCTGCCTTGCCGCA TTCCTGCTGACCAAAGTCCTGCCGGATCTAGCGCCTACGAGGACGTGGTGGGTGGAGCTCAGACCGGTGGGCTAG GTTTCAACCTGCGcattgggaggccgaaggggccCCGGGACCCGCCTGCTGAGTGGACCCGGGT
- the PTPN18 gene encoding tyrosine-protein phosphatase non-receptor type 18 isoform X6 produces the protein MSRSLDSAQSFLERLEARGGREGAVLAGEFSDIQARSAAWKADGVCSTEAGSRPENVRKNRYKDVLPYDQTRVILSLLREEGHSDYINGSFIRVRVGVTEGGGLGVARGEQQNLSSEFGLHQGVDGSLAYIATQGPLPHTLLDFWRLVWEFGVKVILMACREIENGRKRCERYWAQEQEPLQTGLFCITLIKEKWLNEDIMLRTLKVTFQKESRSVYQLQYMSWPDRGVPSSPDHMLAMVEEARRLQGSGPEPLCVHCSAGCGRTGVLCTVDYVRQLLLTQVIPPDFSLFDVVLEMRKQRPAAVQTEKQYRFLYHTVAQMFCSMLQNASPHYQNIKEVQRPLSHSPVHHQHPQRPGPRARSSPRDYWEQALTMTSTCALLQASLSGSPVLSFLPEPRERPGQLPPSGASPPVFLQNCAPLYDDALFLRTPQALLAIPRPPGGVLRSISVPGSPGHAMADTYAVVQKRGAPVGAGRGTETGTGARSAEEAPLYSQVTPRAQRPGAHAEDVRGTLPCRIPADQSPAGSSAYEDVVGGAQTGGLEKGEGDAETERRRSLEMEAEMGMKRLQTKECQRLPANRRGPGERPG, from the exons ATGAGCCGCAGCCTGGACTCGGCGCAGAGCTTCCTGGAGCGGCTGGAAGCGCGGGGCGGCCGGGAGGGGGCAGTTCTCGCCGGCGAGTTCAGC GACATCCAGGCCCGCTCGGCCGCCTGGAAGGCTGACGGCGTGTGTTCCACCGAGGCCGGCAGTCGGCCAGAGAACGTGAGGAAGAACCGCTACAAAGACGTGTTGCCAT ATGATCAGACGCGAGTAATCCTCTCCCTGCTCCGGGAAGAGGGACACAGCGACTACATTAATGGCAGCTTCATCCGGGTGAGGGTTGGGGTCACGGAAGGAGGTGGACTGGGAGTGGCCAGGGGTGAGCAGCAGAATCTCAGTAGTGAATTCGGCCTTCACCAGGGCGTGGATGGAAGCCTGGCCTACATTGCCACGCAAGGACCCTTGCCTCACACCCTGCTAGACTTCTGGAGACTGGTTTGGGAGTTTGGGGTCAAG GTGATCCTGATGGCCTGTCGAGAGATAGAGAATGGGCGG AAAAGGTGTGAGCGGTACTGGGCCCAGGAGCAGGAGCCACTGCAGACCGGGCTTTTCTGCATCACTCTG ATAAAGGAGAAGTGGCTGAATGAGGACATCATGCTCAGGACCCTCAAGGTCACATTCCAGAAG gAGTCCCGTTCTGTGTACCAGCTACAGTATATGTCCTGGCCAGACCGTGGGGTCCCCAGCAGTCCTGACCACATGCTTGCCATGGTGGAGGAAGCCCGTCGCCTCCAGGGATCTGGCCCTGAACCCCTCTGTGTCCACTGCAG TGCGGGCTGTGGGCGAACAGGCGTCCTGTGCACCGTGGATTATGTGAGGCAGCTGCTCCTGACCCAG GTGATCCCACCTGACTTCAGTCTCTTTGATGTGGTCCTTGAGATGAGGAAGCAGCGGCCTGCGGCCGTGCAGACAGAG AAGCAGTACAGGTTCCTGTACCACACGGTGGCTCAGATGTTCTGCTCCATGCTCCAGAATGCCAGCCCCCACTACCAGAACATCAAAGAGGTACAGAGGCCCCTTTCCCACTCTCCTGTCCACCATCAGCACCCTCAGAGACCAGGACCCCGAGCACGGTCCAGCCCCCGGGACTACTGGGAGCAGGCACTGACTATGACATCCACCTGTGCCCTCCTCCAGGCATCCTTATCGGGCTCTCCCGTCTTGAGCTTTCTCCCAGAGCCCCGTGAGAGGCCTGGCCAGCTTCCTCCCTCAGGAGCCTCCCCTCCTGTTTTTCTTCAGAATTGTGCCCCACTCTACGACGATGCCCTCTTCCTCCGGACTCCCCAGGCACTTCTCGCCATACCCCGCCCACCAGGAGGGGTCCTCAG GAGTATCTCTGTGCCCGGGTCCCCGGGCCACGCCATGGCTGACACCTACGCGGTGGTGCAGAAGCGCGGGGCTCCAGTGGGCGCCGGGCGTGGGACGGAGACGGGGACGGGGGCGCGCAGCGCGGAGGAGGCGCCGCTCTACAGCCAGGTGACGCCGCGCGCCCAGCGGCCCGGGGCACACGCGGAGGACGTGCGGGGGACGCTGCCTTGCCGCA TTCCTGCTGACCAAAGTCCTGCCGGATCTAGCGCCTACGAGGACGTGGTGGGTGGAGCTCAGACCGGTGGGCTAG
- the PTPN18 gene encoding tyrosine-protein phosphatase non-receptor type 18 isoform X19 → MSRSLDSAQSFLERLEARGGREGAVLAGEFSKRCERYWAQEQEPLQTGLFCITLIKEKWLNEDIMLRTLKVTFQKESRSVYQLQYMSWPDRGVPSSPDHMLAMVEEARRLQGSGPEPLCVHCSAGCGRTGVLCTVDYVRQLLLTQVIPPDFSLFDVVLEMRKQRPAAVQTEKQYRFLYHTVAQMFCSMLQNASPHYQNIKENCAPLYDDALFLRTPQALLAIPRPPGGVLRSISVPGSPGHAMADTYAVVQKRGAPVGAGRGTETGTGARSAEEAPLYSQVTPRAQRPGAHAEDVRGTLPCRIPADQSPAGSSAYEDVVGGAQTGGLGFNLRIGRPKGPRDPPAEWTRV, encoded by the exons ATGAGCCGCAGCCTGGACTCGGCGCAGAGCTTCCTGGAGCGGCTGGAAGCGCGGGGCGGCCGGGAGGGGGCAGTTCTCGCCGGCGAGTTCAGC AAAAGGTGTGAGCGGTACTGGGCCCAGGAGCAGGAGCCACTGCAGACCGGGCTTTTCTGCATCACTCTG ATAAAGGAGAAGTGGCTGAATGAGGACATCATGCTCAGGACCCTCAAGGTCACATTCCAGAAG gAGTCCCGTTCTGTGTACCAGCTACAGTATATGTCCTGGCCAGACCGTGGGGTCCCCAGCAGTCCTGACCACATGCTTGCCATGGTGGAGGAAGCCCGTCGCCTCCAGGGATCTGGCCCTGAACCCCTCTGTGTCCACTGCAG TGCGGGCTGTGGGCGAACAGGCGTCCTGTGCACCGTGGATTATGTGAGGCAGCTGCTCCTGACCCAG GTGATCCCACCTGACTTCAGTCTCTTTGATGTGGTCCTTGAGATGAGGAAGCAGCGGCCTGCGGCCGTGCAGACAGAG AAGCAGTACAGGTTCCTGTACCACACGGTGGCTCAGATGTTCTGCTCCATGCTCCAGAATGCCAGCCCCCACTACCAGAACATCAAAGAG AATTGTGCCCCACTCTACGACGATGCCCTCTTCCTCCGGACTCCCCAGGCACTTCTCGCCATACCCCGCCCACCAGGAGGGGTCCTCAG GAGTATCTCTGTGCCCGGGTCCCCGGGCCACGCCATGGCTGACACCTACGCGGTGGTGCAGAAGCGCGGGGCTCCAGTGGGCGCCGGGCGTGGGACGGAGACGGGGACGGGGGCGCGCAGCGCGGAGGAGGCGCCGCTCTACAGCCAGGTGACGCCGCGCGCCCAGCGGCCCGGGGCACACGCGGAGGACGTGCGGGGGACGCTGCCTTGCCGCA TTCCTGCTGACCAAAGTCCTGCCGGATCTAGCGCCTACGAGGACGTGGTGGGTGGAGCTCAGACCGGTGGGCTAG GTTTCAACCTGCGcattgggaggccgaaggggccCCGGGACCCGCCTGCTGAGTGGACCCGGGTGTAA
- the PTPN18 gene encoding tyrosine-protein phosphatase non-receptor type 18 isoform X16: MSRSLDSAQSFLERLEARGGREGAVLAGEFSDIQARSAAWKADGVCSTEAGSRPENVRKNRYKDVLPYDQTRVILSLLREEGHSDYINGSFIRVRVGVTEGGGLGVARGEQQNLSSEFGLHQGVDGSLAYIATQGPLPHTLLDFWRLVWEFGVKVILMACREIENGRKRCERYWAQEQEPLQTGLFCITLIKEKWLNEDIMLRTLKVTFQKESRSVYQLQYMSWPDRGVPSSPDHMLAMVEEARRLQGSGPEPLCVHCSAGCGRTGVLCTVDYVRQLLLTQVIPPDFSLFDVVLEMRKQRPAAVQTEKQYRFLYHTVAQMFCSMLQNASPHYQNIKENCAPLYDDALFLRTPQALLAIPRPPGGVLRSISVPGSPGHAMADTYAVVQKRGAPVGAGRGTETGTGARSAEEAPLYSQVTPRAQRPGAHAEDVRGTLPCRIPADQSPAGSSAYEDVVGGAQTGGLGFNLRIGRPKGPRDPPAEWTRV; this comes from the exons ATGAGCCGCAGCCTGGACTCGGCGCAGAGCTTCCTGGAGCGGCTGGAAGCGCGGGGCGGCCGGGAGGGGGCAGTTCTCGCCGGCGAGTTCAGC GACATCCAGGCCCGCTCGGCCGCCTGGAAGGCTGACGGCGTGTGTTCCACCGAGGCCGGCAGTCGGCCAGAGAACGTGAGGAAGAACCGCTACAAAGACGTGTTGCCAT ATGATCAGACGCGAGTAATCCTCTCCCTGCTCCGGGAAGAGGGACACAGCGACTACATTAATGGCAGCTTCATCCGGGTGAGGGTTGGGGTCACGGAAGGAGGTGGACTGGGAGTGGCCAGGGGTGAGCAGCAGAATCTCAGTAGTGAATTCGGCCTTCACCAGGGCGTGGATGGAAGCCTGGCCTACATTGCCACGCAAGGACCCTTGCCTCACACCCTGCTAGACTTCTGGAGACTGGTTTGGGAGTTTGGGGTCAAG GTGATCCTGATGGCCTGTCGAGAGATAGAGAATGGGCGG AAAAGGTGTGAGCGGTACTGGGCCCAGGAGCAGGAGCCACTGCAGACCGGGCTTTTCTGCATCACTCTG ATAAAGGAGAAGTGGCTGAATGAGGACATCATGCTCAGGACCCTCAAGGTCACATTCCAGAAG gAGTCCCGTTCTGTGTACCAGCTACAGTATATGTCCTGGCCAGACCGTGGGGTCCCCAGCAGTCCTGACCACATGCTTGCCATGGTGGAGGAAGCCCGTCGCCTCCAGGGATCTGGCCCTGAACCCCTCTGTGTCCACTGCAG TGCGGGCTGTGGGCGAACAGGCGTCCTGTGCACCGTGGATTATGTGAGGCAGCTGCTCCTGACCCAG GTGATCCCACCTGACTTCAGTCTCTTTGATGTGGTCCTTGAGATGAGGAAGCAGCGGCCTGCGGCCGTGCAGACAGAG AAGCAGTACAGGTTCCTGTACCACACGGTGGCTCAGATGTTCTGCTCCATGCTCCAGAATGCCAGCCCCCACTACCAGAACATCAAAGAG AATTGTGCCCCACTCTACGACGATGCCCTCTTCCTCCGGACTCCCCAGGCACTTCTCGCCATACCCCGCCCACCAGGAGGGGTCCTCAG GAGTATCTCTGTGCCCGGGTCCCCGGGCCACGCCATGGCTGACACCTACGCGGTGGTGCAGAAGCGCGGGGCTCCAGTGGGCGCCGGGCGTGGGACGGAGACGGGGACGGGGGCGCGCAGCGCGGAGGAGGCGCCGCTCTACAGCCAGGTGACGCCGCGCGCCCAGCGGCCCGGGGCACACGCGGAGGACGTGCGGGGGACGCTGCCTTGCCGCA TTCCTGCTGACCAAAGTCCTGCCGGATCTAGCGCCTACGAGGACGTGGTGGGTGGAGCTCAGACCGGTGGGCTAG GTTTCAACCTGCGcattgggaggccgaaggggccCCGGGACCCGCCTGCTGAGTGGACCCGGGTGTAA